In Porites lutea chromosome 7, jaPorLute2.1, whole genome shotgun sequence, a single window of DNA contains:
- the LOC140944635 gene encoding putative hydro-lyase Cbei_2760, producing the protein MPSKQSDNVSLWKPSKARYEFRTNPEWQGKTSSGFCMGYLQANLAILPSSLAKDFQRFCELNNAPCPLLYRSKTGELSAGFLAPDSDVRTDLQLYCISKDGNIDTIKSSRLSDYSLDDYVSFYLGCSFSFEEAMIKAGIPLQNVSEKRNVSMFITNIHCKPVGPFSCPMVVSMRPIPRGLVEKAVIVTAAYDAVHGAPIHVGDPSVIGIDDINNTDFGDPSDIDDLIPMFWACGVTSSLAVRSAKPSLCFSHSPGSMFIADISVDEYFKLHKPQHGDEQPRLITLTYQPYLASVCSDTALMKVEDLAKISADPSNTGSTEDVVVTSEFLKSAVRLSHAPSVVINVWLIFLFEFTYVYPFLKLKYFVELSKKHEGRKNSAFLSIPLFLRSSQAVRSQENGIVSIKITEVETIPSVDQAMDSHTLITSSLKVAGCGLAAALYVLNKCPIHSRYVRHGIGKKQVYQVEQFKLHGVEEEVCSRMFQIVTGS; encoded by the exons ATGCCTTCCAAACAAAGTGATAATGTCAGTTTATGGAAACCCTCCAAAGCAAGATACGAATTTCGAACAAATCCCGAGTGGCAGGGGAAAACAAGTTCTGGATTTTGCATGGGTTACCTCCAGGCGAATTTAGCGATTCTTCCAAGTTCTTTGGCGAAGGATTTTCAACGTTTTTGCGAGCTTAACAATGCTCCATGTCCGTTATTGTACAGAAGCAAAACTGGTGAACTATCAGCTGGATTTCTTGCTCCTGACTCTGATGTAAG GACTGACCTTCAGTTATACTGTATCTCTAAAGATGGAAACATCGACACCATTAAATCCAGCCGCCTCAGTGACTACTCATTAGATGATTATGTGTCATTTTATCTTGGGTGTAGCTTTTCCTTTGAGGAAGCAATGATAAAAGCAGGAATTCCTCTTCAAAACGTCTCTGAGAAAAGGAATGTTTCAATGTTTATAACTAACATTCATTGTAAGCCCGTTGGGCCATTTTCTTGTCCAATGGTTGTTTCAATGCGTCCCATTCCAAGAGGGCTTGTAGAAAAAGCAGTCATTGTTACAGCAGCTTATGATGCAGTTCACGGAGCACCAATTCATGTTGGAGATCCATCTGTTATAGGAATAGATGATATAAACAACACAGACTTTGGTGACCCTTCAGACATTGATGATCTTATACCCATGTTTTGGGCTTGTGGTGTAACATCATCACTAGCAGTAAGATCAGCAA AACCTTCACTGTGCTTCAGCCATAGTCCTGGTTCAATGTTTATTGCAGACATTTCTGTTGATGAATATTTCAAACTCCATAAACCACAACATGGTGATGAACAACCAAGGCTTATCACTCTGACATATCAACCCTACCTTGCTTCTGTCTGTTCTGACACTGCGCTGATGAAAGTAGAAGATCTGGCTAAGATATCTGCTGACCCAAGCAACACTGGAAGTACAGAAGATGTTGTGGTGACTAGTGAATTCTTGAAGAGTGCGGTGAGATTATCCCATGCCCCGTCTGTTGTTATTAATGtgtggttaatttttttgtttgaatttacATATGTTTACCCTTTCCTTAAATTAAAGTACTTTGTTGAACTAAGTAAGAAGCATGAAGGGAGGAAAAATTCTGCATTTTTGTCAATACCTTTGTTCCTGAGATCT TCTCAAGCAGTAAGGAGCCAGGAAAATGGAATTGTGTCCATAAAGATCACTGAAGTTGAAACTATCCCATCAGTAGATCAAGCCATGGACAGCCACACATTGATCACCAGCTCATTGAAGGTGGCTGGGTGTGGTCTTGCTGCTGCTCTCTATGTTCTTAACAAGTGTCCAATTCACTCACGATATGTGCGGCATGGTATTGGGAAGAAACAAGTATATCAAGTTGAACAGTTTAAACTGCATGGAGTTGAG GAAGAAGTTTGCAGCCGTATGTTCCAGATTGTAACAGGAAGTTGA